The following coding sequences lie in one Deltaproteobacteria bacterium genomic window:
- a CDS encoding MBL fold metallo-hydrolase, with translation MSYLKNPRASAGGFFISALLLCLIHCGGSLNLKSDQSYDSSPSIDEPETISGILTIIAIDVGQGDATLLITPSGQTILIDGGGIEDGIEDILPLFSHLGVTHLDYLFVSHYDADHIGGIYEVVAGNDGELETKDDILPSITYDNSGTPSDASVVFDHYATAVASSRQTLLPGDEIDIGDGVVIDCLINNGVTADGRSLPVEDDDNGASMGLLITYGDFQYFTAGDLPGGGQSGAETTVDAEGLVAPLVGEVDLLHVNHHGSKTSSSEYFLETLRPTISIISVGDNNTYGHPHSEVLSRLSAIGTEIYQTEAGAGGLLPEAHIIDDSIFIYVEANGGYTVNGDPYESKRSNSN, from the coding sequence ATGAGCTATCTGAAAAACCCGCGGGCGTCGGCCGGCGGGTTTTTTATTTCGGCCCTATTGCTGTGTTTGATTCATTGCGGCGGATCTTTAAATCTTAAATCAGATCAATCCTATGACTCCTCTCCTTCAATTGACGAACCGGAAACCATCAGCGGTATTTTGACCATCATCGCCATCGACGTCGGCCAAGGGGATGCCACGCTTCTCATCACCCCTTCTGGACAAACTATATTAATAGATGGGGGTGGAATTGAGGACGGGATTGAAGATATCCTCCCCCTCTTTTCCCATCTTGGCGTCACCCATTTGGATTATCTCTTCGTCTCCCACTACGATGCCGACCATATCGGCGGCATTTATGAGGTAGTTGCAGGAAATGACGGAGAATTGGAAACAAAAGACGACATTCTTCCGTCCATCACCTATGACAACAGCGGCACGCCGTCGGATGCGTCGGTCGTCTTTGATCACTACGCAACCGCCGTCGCCTCATCCCGGCAAACCCTCTTGCCGGGGGATGAAATTGATATCGGCGACGGCGTTGTCATTGACTGCCTCATTAATAACGGGGTGACGGCCGACGGCAGATCGCTCCCCGTCGAGGACGATGACAACGGCGCGAGCATGGGGCTTTTAATTACCTACGGAGATTTTCAGTATTTTACGGCAGGTGACTTGCCCGGCGGGGGACAATCCGGAGCCGAAACCACCGTCGATGCCGAAGGCCTTGTCGCCCCGCTTGTCGGCGAAGTGGACCTGCTTCATGTCAATCATCACGGAAGCAAGACGAGCAGTTCAGAATATTTCCTTGAGACACTTCGGCCGACCATCTCGATTATCTCCGTGGGGGATAACAACACCTACGGCCACCCCCATTCCGAAGTCCTCTCCCGGCTGTCTGCGATCGGCACGGAGATCTACCAGACGGAAGCAGGCGCCGGAGGTCTTTTGCCCGAGGCGCATATTATTGACGATTCCATATTCATCTATGTTGAGGCTAATGGAGGTTATACAGTGAACGGAGATCCCTATGAGTCAAAACGCTCTAATTCCAATTGA